The genomic DNA ATTTTAGAATCCTATCGGAATCGGGGGCTCAGTAATTCAGAGTCGACTTACGATATTCCATTAGATTCGACGATTAAGGCCAAAAGATTTTCGCCCAGATTAATCGGAGAAAAATGCCGAAAGGGCTCATTATACCGGATTCCGCAAAACGAACGCTTCCATTTCCGTCCAAAATATAAAAACTAGGATATCCGCCGATACTCCAATCTCTGAGAAGAATCGGATTCCCGGGGATAACGGGAAAATCGATCGATTTTTTTTGGATAAAATCGTTTAAAGCGATCGGGTTTTCACCTTCTTCAACGCTTAAAAATGTGAAACCGGATCTTTCCTTTAACACCGAAGCATACCACTTAACAAGCGGAAGATTGGTAGTACATACGCTACACCAAGTCGCCCAAAAATAAACGACCGTCGTTTTACCTTTTATTTCGGCCTTCTTTCCTTCCGGAATACGAAACTCCATTCCTTCCAAACTTAGCACGGGCTTAGTGTCTAACGCTCTAAACCAGGCTAAAAAAAACGTGGCAAAAAGGAGCAACGCGAGCGCCGCACCGTATTGAAAAGCACTCTTTGTTTTCGCGTTCATCTGTTGTTTAGACTCGACTTAAAGGTGAATGGGTAAGCTTTGACCGGGCCCGGAATACATTATCCAAACCACCAAGAGGAGCCAAATGAACCCGGCCACCAACACCCCCAAATCCGTCAAAATGGCTCTCGTAGGATTGTGGCCCATATTCTTTATGTAAATGATGTAAAGAGAGCGAAAGATGGCGTATACTACGATCGGGATCGTATACACCATCTTATCCGTTCCGAGATTTTCGATCGTAGTCGGACTAGTCACATACATTACGTACGTCACTAGGGTCATCGTTGCGACGATTCCCATCATCAAATCGAGAAAGTTTACCGAATATTCTTCTAAAATCTTTCGGTGTCCGATTGCACCGTCTTCAAGAATGATAAGTTCTCCTCTTCTTTTTCCGAAACCCCAGTAAAGAGCCAACATAAAAGTACAGAGTAAAAGCCAGGACGAAAAGCTGACTCCGACTACGACGGAACCGGCCACTGCTCGAACGACAAACCCGATAGAAATGCTCATCACGTCCAAGATCACCATGTGCTTAAGAAAACGACTATAGATGACATTGAAAACCAAGTAGAACGTAACTAGATAAAAGAATTCAGGTTGTAAACGAAACGATAAGACGAGGGTCCCGGAAAGTAGGATTGCCGTCAGAAAGAGAGCGACCGTAGGCGTAATGGCGCCCGAAGCCAATGGCCGATGTTTTTTTTCCGGATGCAAGGCGTCTTCCTTTCGGTCCAGAAAATCGTTAATTACATACTGACAACTTGCAGTGAGTGAAAATAGGAAGAATGCAGCGATCGCACGCTCGACGGATTCTAGTTCTCCGAGTTTTTTGCCAAAAATAATCCCCGCAAAGAGAATAATATTCTTAACCCATTGATGAGGACGTAGTAGCTTGATGTAAGGGACTAGCATTCTGGCTCCAAGGAGAAATGTCGTTCGTGAAGGACAGGATGTTGTTCTTCGCAAGAGTTTCAATTAAAAACTGAACCCAAACTACCGGTATTAACTATGATAACGATCCTCTGATCGTTAGTCTCGAAATTGAAGGAAGGGATTAACTTAAGTAACGTTCCCGCGAAGGGCAGGAACTCCTACAAAGAAATCCGAGAGAAAAAACGCTTTTCAATAGGTGACAAATCGGATAAGGAGCCCGGGTACCGCCGCTTCGCTCCGGCCCCCACCCAGGAAGGGCGGGGATTAAAATCCCTAGCCGAATACCGAATCGATCATCCTACTTGAATCTTGATGCCGTCGTCCTTCGAGCCGAGGCTACCCAGACCCGAATGTCCCGTAAAGGCGATTAAAAGAGTAAATACTCCCACCCGCCCTACATACATTATGCAAGGGTAAAAGAATTTTTCCAATCCCGTAATATAAGGCGTCAAACCCTTCGTTAAGCCTACCGTGCCGAAGGCCGACATTACCTCGAAAAAGATATCCTCGATTCCGTGTCTATGCTCGTTCGTAACGGTGATCACTAACATAAAAAATACGATGGCGATTGTCGCTAGAAAGTAGATTCGAGTGGAAATTGCGACCGAGTTCTTGGAAACTTCTTCGCCCATTATCGTTACCCTTGCCTGAGGGTTTATTACGTTTCTCAAATACATTAAGAGAATTACGAAAGTTGTAATTTTGATCCCTCCGGTCGCTCCCTGAGGCCCTCCCCCCACGAACATCAAGGAGCAAAGAAGTACATAAGTCGGGCTTCTAATTTCCGAAAGGTCGAACGTGTTGAATCCCGCCGTCCTGGAAGAAACGGAAAGAAAGAACGAGTTGAATAATTTATCCATGAAACCGAATTTTCCGATCGTATCCGGATTATCCCATTCCGCGAAAAGAATCCCCAAACCTCCGACGTGAACCAATATTAAGGATCCATAAAGAATCACTTTCATCTGAATGCGGTTCGACTCCCCGTGAAGGGCTTCTCGATAAAGGCTCAGGCGATCCTCTGCCCAGAAAGACAGGCGGATCAAGAGTAGGTAAATCCAGGAAGGCTCCTTCCCTTCTTCCAGCGCCCGGGACATTAAGTACGTCTCCATCGCGACTTCGACGCGATTCATAATCTTGCGAAATGTTTCCAACAACGTCTTCTCGAAGAAGATGATAACGGGAAACCCGATGCCTCCCATCACTATCAACCCTTGTATGATGATAAGACACACCGGTTCGCCTGCAAGAAAAGTGATATCGTCTACTATCGA from Leptospira fainei serovar Hurstbridge str. BUT 6 includes the following:
- a CDS encoding TlpA family protein disulfide reductase — encoded protein: MNAKTKSAFQYGAALALLLFATFFLAWFRALDTKPVLSLEGMEFRIPEGKKAEIKGKTTVVYFWATWCSVCTTNLPLVKWYASVLKERSGFTFLSVEEGENPIALNDFIQKKSIDFPVIPGNPILLRDWSIGGYPSFYILDGNGSVRFAESGIMSPFGIFLRLIWAKIFWP
- a CDS encoding decaprenyl-phosphate phosphoribosyltransferase, with the translated sequence MLVPYIKLLRPHQWVKNIILFAGIIFGKKLGELESVERAIAAFFLFSLTASCQYVINDFLDRKEDALHPEKKHRPLASGAITPTVALFLTAILLSGTLVLSFRLQPEFFYLVTFYLVFNVIYSRFLKHMVILDVMSISIGFVVRAVAGSVVVGVSFSSWLLLCTFMLALYWGFGKRRGELIILEDGAIGHRKILEEYSVNFLDLMMGIVATMTLVTYVMYVTSPTTIENLGTDKMVYTIPIVVYAIFRSLYIIYIKNMGHNPTRAILTDLGVLVAGFIWLLLVVWIMYSGPGQSLPIHL
- a CDS encoding potassium transporter TrkG; translation: MQSIKFFKRNINRIARAFLLLSVARILCLAFAAAILLGSFMIYASESGRLGYPDSFYLAASAICVTGLTTVSVSELAFSTQVIMMFLIQIGGLGIITFTVLVGILVVRGLSRSTRIASFVFEAIDSHESEDGTEKSSKKAHYVRRILLSIVNISISLELLGAFLLYLSMPKNLSELPGDPNRVFLSLFTAVSAFNNAGFSIVDDITFLAGEPVCLIIIQGLIVMGGIGFPVIIFFEKTLLETFRKIMNRVEVAMETYLMSRALEEGKEPSWIYLLLIRLSFWAEDRLSLYREALHGESNRIQMKVILYGSLILVHVGGLGILFAEWDNPDTIGKFGFMDKLFNSFFLSVSSRTAGFNTFDLSEIRSPTYVLLCSLMFVGGGPQGATGGIKITTFVILLMYLRNVINPQARVTIMGEEVSKNSVAISTRIYFLATIAIVFFMLVITVTNEHRHGIEDIFFEVMSAFGTVGLTKGLTPYITGLEKFFYPCIMYVGRVGVFTLLIAFTGHSGLGSLGSKDDGIKIQVG